The [Clostridium] celerecrescens 18A genomic sequence TGGCGGAACTGTCAATACCCTGAGTGTTTTCCAGGTTAGAGTAGCACTGGGAAAAGTTTCCGGTATAGTGGGTAATATATCCGTTCTGTGGGACCCCGTTGTTATCCATGTAGGTGTATTCATATTTGAAAACTCGCTCATCAGTCAGGGATTTCAACATTTTAATAATATTATCATTGGCAGTGGAACCAGCATCCTCTTGAGTGGAAGAGATGATGTGAATGGTGTTGTTCATCCAGTCATCAGATATTTTAATGTTGCTGGCAGTAAAGCGGTTGCTTCCATCGGAAGTCTGGAACAAATCAAAGTTTCTTACATTGACAGGGTTTGCTTTATAGCCAAGGGATATATCTTTCCCATCAGCGGCTTTGATACTATCAACATCCGATGTTATGCCATTGTCACTGCGCCATTCCAGCTTTCCGGAAACATAAGACCATTTGCCGTTTTCGCTGTTGCCATTCACCAGCATAGATAGGGAAGATGGCTCGGTATTCAATTTAGCAGTCAGATTGTTTAAACTATCTTCAAGAGTTGCTCCAATGGGAATTTCGCCTGTACCGCTGCCAAATGTATATGTTGTGCCATTGACCTTAATTGTTTCTCCTCTTAAGAAGTTTCCGGTTGCCTTGGAAAAATCCATGCTGAATACTGCTTCCCCAGTAGAAGTGTCCTTTGATGCTGTACCCATACCCGGCAGCTGAGTCACACCGGTATAAGGTTTTGTATTGACATTCAGCTCATTAAAGTTCTTTGCAAAACTCTGGACAAAAGCTTCAAAAGATCTTTCATAATATCCGATTCCTCTGTAATCTGTGGCAGGGTTGTCCATTTCTCCGGATTTATTTAATATATCAACAGTCCCTTTTAAAGTTCCCTCTTTCAAATAATTCGTAATATCCGTTTTCAAGGAGCTTGTATCCGAGCTGTTCTGGAAATTGCTGGCAGGAATCAATGATATGGAAACTGTTCCGTCAGGCTCCCCGTTGTATCCTTTGTTTCGTGTCATAGAAATTGAAGCGACATTTTCACCATGTTCTCCTGCCGTAAGAGGATAGGTTATTCCATCACTGCCTCGGAATTTTACAACTGGATATTCAAATTTAGCACCTGAGGCAACGACCACATCATTGTAAGTAACGGTGATGGGAAGGTAACCAGCAAGCTCATCGAATTTTTCATTTCTCTGATCCAAAAGTTCAAGAGCGGGATTTCCCTGTACCTGGCTCTTCCAGATGGCGTCGTTTAGCTCTCCGATATCAGAAAGAAGACTATTGATTGCAGGGATATCCGTATTTTCCAGGCCATTGATGGTTTCCTCACGGACACTTTTAAGGTCAGCTGCCTTTTGGTGTATGTAATTTACAATGACCTGGGTCCTGGAACGGACGATGCTGTCAAACTCGCTGTTATTTGCATTGGAGGACAGCTGATCAAGGCTGGAACTTAAATCGCTGAGAGCTTTTTTTAATGCATCCCGATCGGTCTCATCAAAAATATCGGCTAATTGATCTAAGGTGGCCTGTCTTGCATCAGCTGTTCCTACCTTGGCAATCTGATTCCGGAACTGAACATCCAGAAATGGATCTCTTATCTGGGAAATGCCGGTAATCTCAACACCGTAGCCTATTTTAGAACCAGGGCCGGTGCTTACGTGATCTGCGCCTCTTGTATTAAAACTTACCAGATCCACCCTCTGTCTGGTGTAGCCCTTTGTGTTAATATTTGCTATATTCTGTCCGGTTACATCAATGGCTCGCTGGCTGGCAGTCATAGCCAGCTGTGCAATGGTAAAGCCAGAGAAAGTAGAGCGTGTCATAATAATCCCTCCCATTTTGCATTGTCTGGAGCCATTTTCCCTTGAGAATTCCTAATGGCTTTGTCTATCATATGAAGATTAAGTTCAATCATGGTGCGTGCACCGTCACTTATTTCCTGAAACAGCCTGACCTGATAGGAGAGCCTGTCAAACAGTTCTTTTAGCTGGTTATGCTCCTCACCCTCAGGGACTTTTGAAAGAATCTGCTGAAAGGTATCCCCCTTCATTCCAAGCCGTTCCTGGCAATCCTCCCGTTTTTTATCAAGGCCTCTCAGCTTTAATATGGAGGCCTGTTCCTTGTTCATGCAATCTTCCACATAAGTGACCCGGTTTTTCTTAGCGGCTTCCAGTTTTATCTGTTCAACCTGTACCAGGTCCTGAAAAAGCTGGATCATATCCTCAATTACTGCGGTAAAATCATTCATGGAAATCTGCTCCTTTGTATAAAAGAATCCTTTCGGCGATCTTATTTGCATCCACCTGATAGGTTCCGTCCTCAATCTTCTGTCTTAAGAGGTCCAGCTTTTCTTCTGATGCGGTCTGCTTAATTTCTTTCATGAGGGCATTTTTAAGGGTCGAGATGAATTTAGAATCCATTGCTTCCTGTGGAGCGGAACGGATAGTAATTTCATCGTAATTGTTCTTACCGGATTCAGAAAGGCTGATTTCGCTCTGATCCTGGTTCTGCCGTGTCACGGAGGTATTATACAGCGTACCGTAATAGTTCTGAGAAATACGCATTTACTTACTCCTTTCTAAGAATTTTATAAGGAAGTTCGATTTGCCTGTCGGCTCATCGAACGGTTGATTTTCTAAATGACCTAAGTACCCTAGTGGGTATAATGGTTAAGATTCAGGCGGCACTCTTGTTTTTCGTTATTAAGAAAACCAAACCACGGAAATTTTTTTATTACACCTATAATATCGTCAGTTTTAAGAAAATATTAACTTCTGGAGCAGAATTTCTCAATTAAAGAGAACTTAAGTGCTTCATCAGGACGCCTGCTATATTTGCGCAGGACACCTGCCTGGTAACAGCTCCTATGTTGTAGGCTACCATTGGCATTCCGTAAACAACGCAGCTTTCTGCATCCTGCCCAATGGTAAAAGCCCCCTTTTTTTTCATATTAAGAAGTCCTTCGGCCCCGTCTCGCCCCATGCCGGTCATGATGATCCCCACGGAGGAGGCTCCGGCTGTGTCGGCTATGGACTGGAACAGAACGTCAACGGAAGGACGGTGTCCGCTTACTTTTTCACCGGGATAGCAGCTTACCGTGTAACGGCTTCCCATTTTAACTACCTTCATCTGTAAGTCACCGGGAGCGATCAGCACTTGCCCCCTTTCAATGGCATCTCCGCTTTGGGCTTCTTTCACATTCATGGAGCAAAGCCGGTTTAAACGGTCTGCATACATTTTGGTAAAGCCCTCCGGCATATGTTGTGTGACCACAATACCAGGCGTGTCTGCAGGAAGGTCTTTCAGCACCTGGAGAGTGGCTTCTGTTCCGCCTGTGGAAGCGCCTATGGCAATTATGGTATTAGAGGCATTCAAGGAGAAAGCCGTTTTTCCCATGGCGGACTTTCCTGTTTCTGTGAGAGCAGGGGGAGAAACCGGGACTTTAATGACTGCTCGGGAAGCAATAAAAATTTTGCTGATCAAGGTATTTAAGAATGTGCTGGCAGTATTACTGCTGGACATGTCTGGTTTTTTTACAAAGTCCACAGCGCCTGCGGAAAGGGCTTCAAACACGTTTAAATTAAGAGAAGAGACTAAAATGACTGGAACAGGATGTTTAGGAAGAAGTTTTTTTACAAATTCCATACCATTGATCATGGGCATTTCTACATCAAGCGTCACTACGTCTGGTTTAAGTAAAGGAATCTTTCGTTCTGCGTCAAATGCATCGACCGCATATCCGACCACTTCTATATTTGGATTTTGAGAGAGATTATCAATTAATACCTTGCGAAACAGCAGGGAATCATCTACTATGAAAACTCGGATTTTTTTGGCCATAATTTATTCCTCCTGTTATTTCTTCATATCTGCCCACGTTTTATTGGCAGAGCCCACACCGCAGTTGAACTGCAATCCAAAATCCGTGTAATATAAAATCCATCTACTGAAATGGAGAGACAGTAAATAGATTTTATATTACGCAGATCATTCTTTTCGGTAAGTAGCCGGCATTAAATACCGGTAAGGCGTTTTTTCTTTGTTGATTGTTTCGGAGTGTCCGATAAATAAGTATCCGCCTGGGGCAGTTGCATCATAGAATCGCTGAATCAGCCCGTCTTTTGTATTCTGATCAAAATAAATCATGACATTTCTGCAAAAAATAATATCAAATTTTAACCGGAACCGAATGGGGTCCATTAGATTAAAGGTCTGGAAAATAACATTTGATTTAATTGCCGGAGCTACGGAATATAATCCCTGCTCCGGGGATTTGACAAAGTATTTGGATCTCCATGCAGGAGATAAGTTCTTTAAGGATTCCTCATCATATACCGCTTCCTTTGCGGCCTTTAATGCATTTTGAGAAATATCTGTGGCAAGGACCCTGGTATCCCAGAGGGCGGCCTGGGACCCCAGAGTATCCTTGATAATCATGGAAATGGTATAAGGTTCTTCGCCGGATGAACATCCGGCGCTCCATATGCTTAAAACTTTATTCTTTTTTGTGCTTATAAGATAAGGAAGAACGGTATCACGAAAAAAATTAAAATGTGCCTCTTCCCGCATAAAGTAAGTGTAGTTGGTTGTAAGCTTGTTGAGCATTATTTCCAGATCAGCCTGATTCTTTGATGATAGAATGTGATCCACATAATCAGTGAAGGAAGTGTACCCCATGGAAATGATGGTGTTTGACAATCTTCCCATAATGAGCTGCATCTTTTTAGACAGGTCGATTCCGTAATTTTTCTTCATGAAATCCACCAGCCGTATGAAATCATGCTGCGAAATTGTTAACATAGAGTAGCCGTCCTTTATGAGTTATTGACTAAGGTCTCGCAGTCCAGAAGAAGGACAATGTGGTTATCTGAAACGGATATCATACCGCTGACCAGTTCTTCCCGGTTATTGGCCGGAACCGGAGAGATTCTGGAATAATCAATATCAAGAACCTGCTCCACAGAATCCACGATGATTCCAATATATACGGAATCCACATTAAGAACTATGATACAGCTTGAGTTGGTATATTCTATATCCGGTTTGCCAAGTCTTGACCGGATATCCATGATGGGAACGATCTGCCCTCTTAAGTTGATGATTCCCTTTACATATCCTGGCACCATGGGCATGGCCGTAATGGTATGGTTGGTGATGATTTCAATGATATAATTGGTGCTTACACCAAAAGTAAGGTTTTCTGTGCGGAAGGTTAAATAGCGTTCCGTGGTTTCTGTCCGAGCGGAAGTAAAAGCTTCGGATGTAGCTGTATTTTCTGCTGGCATTTGTATTCCTCCGATTTTCATTTGCTTGCCCATTCTTTCTGGGCATAAAGGTATACCTGAAATTATTTCAATTAATAATACTGATTTTGTGATGCGGCATACAGGTTTAAAACATCTAATATGATGCTGATACTGCCATCACCAAGTATGGTACAGCCGCTGATACCTGAATCCTTAATGTTAAAGCTGTTTAAGAATACTGGAAGAGGCTTTACAACAACCTGCTGTTCCCCTAAGAGCTCATCGACAAAGAGACAGTAAGATTTATCACCGGATTCCACCCAAACCAGAATTCCGTCTTCAATACTTGTAATTTCTGTTTCAATGTTATAAAGTCTGTGAATGCGTATGATGGGGTAGAACTGGTTCATGCACCTTACGATCTCATTGCCTTCCGTATCGTAGATCACTTCTTCATTCTTCACCTTAAAGGACTGGCGGATATTCGCAATGGGGATGGTAAAGACAGATTTTCCCACTGAGATCTCCATACCGTCCACAATGGCCATGGTGAGTGGGATTTTCAAAGTAGTGCACATTCCTTTGCCTAATTCACTGGAAATGCTTATGGTACCACCGATGTTCTCCACATTTTTCTTGACCACATCCATACCCACTCCACGTCCGGAAAATTCAGTGACAACCTCATTGGTAGAAAAGCCAGGAGCCAGAAGAAGGTTTAAGATTTCCTTTTGTGAGTATTCACTTTCCGGTTTGGTAAGAATGCCGTTTTTCTTTGCTTTTGCAAGAACTCCTGCCGGATTAACACCCTTTCCGTCATCGCTGATGGTTATGATGACTTCGTTGGTTGTATGGCTTGCTGAGAGAGTCAGTTCACCCTGAGGATCTTTCCCGGCAGCAATACGTTCCTCGGCGGTTTCTTCTATTCCATGGTCCATGGAATTGCGGACAATGTGCATGATGGGATCTCCGATGCTGTCCACGATGGACTTGTCAACTTCCGTATTTTCACCGATAATGGTTAAGCGTACGTCTTTTTTCAGCTTTTGCTTCATATCCCGGACGATACGGTTCATTTTCTGGAATACGCCGGAAACAGGAACCATGCGCAGGGACATTACAATGTCCTGTAAGTCATCGGTCAGCTTGCGAAGCTGCCTTGTGGCCTTTAAAAAGCTGTCAAGGTTCTTTAAATTCTGAATATCAGGCGAGGAAGTCACCATGGACTCCGTAATAACAATCTCACCGACAATTGCCACCAGGTTGTCTAACTTTGCCAGATTTACGCTGATCAGATTCTGTTTGCTCGGCATCTGATGAGCGTTACCAGGGGCAGGAGAACTTATGGCCGGGGTGCTTTCACCTGCAGATGGGGCTGAAACAGCCGCAGCATTCTTCTTTTCTGTACTGGGAGCAACCTTTGCACGGGGATTTTCAATCAGCTCATAGGAACGGATGTTGTTCATATTGTTGATCTGTGATATGGCTGAGTCAGCTTCCTCACGGGTTTGGAACGTCAGGAAAAAGCCTTTCTCAATAATAGTTCCGCTGCTCTGGCTGTTGGTCTCTACATCAGAGGGATAATAACCAAACTCCAGTCCGGATTCTTTTAATGCGCTGATAAGCATAAAAGCCCGAAGGTTTTCCATTCCGCAGCCTTCATCAAAAAAGATACGAAGGAAAAAGGCAGCCAGATCTTCCGGGCATTCTGCGACGTCCAAACGGATTTCGTCCAGGCTGGTAGCAGACACAGGTGTAGAAACGACCGGTGCTGGCTGGGCAGCTTCTTTGGGACTGGAATGATCCGAATGATTTTTTTCCACGGCAGCGGTTGGACTGTCATCGCTGATTTTTTTCAGGAAGCTATTAATTTCTTGTGTCAGATGGTCGACATTATCACTAAGTGGTTCATTGTTTTCTACTTTTGAAACTTCAGCACGAAGCATATCAGTAGAACGGAACATTAAATCAAAAAGAGTGCTTTTGTGGGAACTGTCAAGGGAATCCAGACCATTCTCACGGATAAAAAAGAATAAATCTTCAATACGATGTGCGATCTGCATCAGAGAGGAAAATTCCATCATAGCAGAAGATCCTTTGATTGTGTGCATGATGCGGAAGATTTCATTTACGTCATCTACTGTAAAATCTCCTGCTTTTTCGGCTTCTATCAGGAGCTCGTCTAATTGCTCCAGGAGGGAATTGGTTTCAAAGAGGTACATATCAAGCATATTATCCATGCCGTTATCCATAGTATTTACACCGCCTTGTTTAGTTTAGTATATATCTATTTATCGGTATGGTTGGATAAAAAATAATAGCAAATTAAATAACCTTTCGAAAATAATATAAAATATCAGTTAAATGGAGGCATAGTATGGCAGATATTTTGAAAGTCACAACACCCCTTTCCGGTTATGATAATTCAACAATAAAAAACAACCCCCAGGCTGGACAGGGAGTCCAGATACAGAACCCAATCGATCCCTCAAAGGTGATGCGGGCGGATAACCGGACGGATTCCGGGGGAAACGGGAATCAACAGCTTGCATTTCAGTACGGTTCGAATTTCGGTTCATTTCTGAATCAGGTAAAAAACATACCTGATCTTACCAAAATTATGACCGATATTTTTTTCCAGAGTGAGGAAATGCTGACTGGCGGAGTCATGGGAGAAGAAGCGGCACAGAAGATCGCTTCCTTTTTTGAGGCAGCTCAGATGCAGGGAGAAGAGATTCTTCCATTTATAAAGGAACAGGCGGAATCAGCAGTTCGCTTTAACGGCGGCATTTTTGACCAGCTGCGTCATGTGATGGCAGAAACAACTTCTGTGGATTT encodes the following:
- a CDS encoding protein-glutamate methylesterase/protein-glutamine glutaminase produces the protein MAKKIRVFIVDDSLLFRKVLIDNLSQNPNIEVVGYAVDAFDAERKIPLLKPDVVTLDVEMPMINGMEFVKKLLPKHPVPVILVSSLNLNVFEALSAGAVDFVKKPDMSSSNTASTFLNTLISKIFIASRAVIKVPVSPPALTETGKSAMGKTAFSLNASNTIIAIGASTGGTEATLQVLKDLPADTPGIVVTQHMPEGFTKMYADRLNRLCSMNVKEAQSGDAIERGQVLIAPGDLQMKVVKMGSRYTVSCYPGEKVSGHRPSVDVLFQSIADTAGASSVGIIMTGMGRDGAEGLLNMKKKGAFTIGQDAESCVVYGMPMVAYNIGAVTRQVSCANIAGVLMKHLSSL
- a CDS encoding flagellar hook-associated protein FlgK → MTRSTFSGFTIAQLAMTASQRAIDVTGQNIANINTKGYTRQRVDLVSFNTRGADHVSTGPGSKIGYGVEITGISQIRDPFLDVQFRNQIAKVGTADARQATLDQLADIFDETDRDALKKALSDLSSSLDQLSSNANNSEFDSIVRSRTQVIVNYIHQKAADLKSVREETINGLENTDIPAINSLLSDIGELNDAIWKSQVQGNPALELLDQRNEKFDELAGYLPITVTYNDVVVASGAKFEYPVVKFRGSDGITYPLTAGEHGENVASISMTRNKGYNGEPDGTVSISLIPASNFQNSSDTSSLKTDITNYLKEGTLKGTVDILNKSGEMDNPATDYRGIGYYERSFEAFVQSFAKNFNELNVNTKPYTGVTQLPGMGTASKDTSTGEAVFSMDFSKATGNFLRGETIKVNGTTYTFGSGTGEIPIGATLEDSLNNLTAKLNTEPSSLSMLVNGNSENGKWSYVSGKLEWRSDNGITSDVDSIKAADGKDISLGYKANPVNVRNFDLFQTSDGSNRFTASNIKISDDWMNNTIHIISSTQEDAGSTANDNIIKMLKSLTDERVFKYEYTYMDNNGVPQNGYITHYTGNFSQCYSNLENTQGIDSSANQAILDNHLSVLQQTADSKDAVSGVSLDDEGINLMQYQRSFSAAARLMTTLDEALNTLINSTGIVGR
- a CDS encoding chemotaxis protein CheA — encoded protein: MDNGMDNMLDMYLFETNSLLEQLDELLIEAEKAGDFTVDDVNEIFRIMHTIKGSSAMMEFSSLMQIAHRIEDLFFFIRENGLDSLDSSHKSTLFDLMFRSTDMLRAEVSKVENNEPLSDNVDHLTQEINSFLKKISDDSPTAAVEKNHSDHSSPKEAAQPAPVVSTPVSATSLDEIRLDVAECPEDLAAFFLRIFFDEGCGMENLRAFMLISALKESGLEFGYYPSDVETNSQSSGTIIEKGFFLTFQTREEADSAISQINNMNNIRSYELIENPRAKVAPSTEKKNAAAVSAPSAGESTPAISSPAPGNAHQMPSKQNLISVNLAKLDNLVAIVGEIVITESMVTSSPDIQNLKNLDSFLKATRQLRKLTDDLQDIVMSLRMVPVSGVFQKMNRIVRDMKQKLKKDVRLTIIGENTEVDKSIVDSIGDPIMHIVRNSMDHGIEETAEERIAAGKDPQGELTLSASHTTNEVIITISDDGKGVNPAGVLAKAKKNGILTKPESEYSQKEILNLLLAPGFSTNEVVTEFSGRGVGMDVVKKNVENIGGTISISSELGKGMCTTLKIPLTMAIVDGMEISVGKSVFTIPIANIRQSFKVKNEEVIYDTEGNEIVRCMNQFYPIIRIHRLYNIETEITSIEDGILVWVESGDKSYCLFVDELLGEQQVVVKPLPVFLNSFNIKDSGISGCTILGDGSISIILDVLNLYAASQNQYY
- a CDS encoding CheR family methyltransferase yields the protein MLTISQHDFIRLVDFMKKNYGIDLSKKMQLIMGRLSNTIISMGYTSFTDYVDHILSSKNQADLEIMLNKLTTNYTYFMREEAHFNFFRDTVLPYLISTKKNKVLSIWSAGCSSGEEPYTISMIIKDTLGSQAALWDTRVLATDISQNALKAAKEAVYDEESLKNLSPAWRSKYFVKSPEQGLYSVAPAIKSNVIFQTFNLMDPIRFRLKFDIIFCRNVMIYFDQNTKDGLIQRFYDATAPGGYLFIGHSETINKEKTPYRYLMPATYRKE
- the flgN gene encoding flagellar export chaperone FlgN, yielding MNDFTAVIEDMIQLFQDLVQVEQIKLEAAKKNRVTYVEDCMNKEQASILKLRGLDKKREDCQERLGMKGDTFQQILSKVPEGEEHNQLKELFDRLSYQVRLFQEISDGARTMIELNLHMIDKAIRNSQGKMAPDNAKWEGLL
- a CDS encoding flagellar biosynthesis anti-sigma factor FlgM; the protein is MRISQNYYGTLYNTSVTRQNQDQSEISLSESGKNNYDEITIRSAPQEAMDSKFISTLKNALMKEIKQTASEEKLDLLRQKIEDGTYQVDANKIAERILLYKGADFHE
- a CDS encoding chemotaxis protein CheW yields the protein MPAENTATSEAFTSARTETTERYLTFRTENLTFGVSTNYIIEIITNHTITAMPMVPGYVKGIINLRGQIVPIMDIRSRLGKPDIEYTNSSCIIVLNVDSVYIGIIVDSVEQVLDIDYSRISPVPANNREELVSGMISVSDNHIVLLLDCETLVNNS